Proteins found in one Brevibacillus brevis genomic segment:
- a CDS encoding inorganic phosphate transporter, with protein sequence MLDLSPEVIILVLVVIMALAFDFINGFHDTANAIATSVSTRALSPKTAIIIASLCNLIGALSYTGVAKTIGGGITDPFKLENGLVVVLAALTSAILWNLITWWFGIPSSSSHAIIGGVAGAAFGAAGSGAINWSGFISIIQALIVSPLVAFAVGFVVIKLVSWFVRNSAYHKTNKGFRSMQVLSASWQAFSHGANDAQKTMGVITLALISGGFLVQAPGEFVIPLWVKLSAALAMALGTAFGGWRIIKTLGGKIMKIKPISGFSADLSSALIITIFTALKLPVSTTHVITSAILGVGASQKLNAVKWGLAGRILVTWVITLPITGLLAAACYVVFDVFL encoded by the coding sequence ATGCTTGATCTTTCGCCAGAGGTGATTATTCTCGTACTCGTCGTCATCATGGCGTTAGCATTTGACTTTATTAATGGTTTTCACGATACGGCGAACGCGATTGCGACTTCTGTTTCCACGCGCGCATTAAGTCCAAAAACGGCGATTATTATTGCATCCTTGTGTAACCTGATTGGTGCACTCTCGTATACGGGGGTAGCGAAGACAATCGGGGGAGGCATTACTGATCCATTCAAGCTGGAAAATGGATTGGTCGTCGTTTTGGCCGCGTTGACATCTGCGATTTTGTGGAACCTAATCACCTGGTGGTTCGGAATTCCTAGCTCGTCCTCGCACGCGATTATCGGCGGCGTTGCAGGTGCCGCTTTTGGTGCCGCAGGAAGTGGTGCCATTAACTGGTCGGGCTTCATTAGCATTATCCAAGCGTTGATCGTATCGCCGCTTGTTGCCTTCGCTGTTGGTTTTGTGGTGATCAAGCTGGTGTCTTGGTTCGTTCGTAACTCCGCGTATCACAAAACCAATAAAGGTTTCCGTTCGATGCAAGTATTGTCAGCGTCTTGGCAGGCTTTCAGCCATGGAGCCAACGATGCGCAAAAAACAATGGGCGTAATCACCCTTGCTTTGATTTCTGGAGGATTCTTGGTACAAGCACCGGGCGAATTCGTTATTCCACTGTGGGTAAAACTTTCAGCTGCTCTTGCAATGGCTTTAGGTACAGCCTTTGGTGGATGGCGGATCATCAAGACCTTGGGTGGTAAGATTATGAAAATCAAGCCAATTTCCGGTTTCTCAGCAGACCTGTCTTCTGCCTTGATTATCACAATCTTTACAGCTTTGAAACTGCCAGTGAGCACAACGCATGTGATCACATCCGCCATCTTGGGGGTAGGGGCATCGCAAAAGCTGAACGCAGTAAAATGGGGCTTGGCTGGCCGGATTTTGGTCACTTGGGTCATTACCCTTCCGATTACCGGACTTTTGGCTGCTGCCTGCTACGTCGTGTTTGACGTATTCTTGTAG
- a CDS encoding DUF47 domain-containing protein, which produces MLKSNKYIFFDLFEQQIATVHKGTHLFYEMIGNYHDLETKVKAIKAVEKEGDEIVRRIMNELNSTFITPLEREDIHQLAHTMDSMIDYIDGVADRMYLYQVTQPDPRVLAQANILVKCSAKLIELIRTLRKLDHKVVTQIAGEIKDLEHESDSNYRKMVSDLLNSPDTNPMEAIKLKEIYDKLEDCADFAEDVSNLVEGIVLKNA; this is translated from the coding sequence ATGTTGAAATCAAACAAGTATATCTTCTTTGATCTGTTCGAACAGCAGATTGCCACGGTACACAAAGGAACTCATCTTTTCTATGAAATGATAGGAAATTATCATGATCTGGAAACAAAGGTTAAGGCAATCAAGGCTGTCGAGAAAGAAGGAGACGAAATCGTTCGTCGCATCATGAACGAGTTGAACTCTACTTTTATCACTCCGCTTGAGCGTGAAGACATTCACCAACTCGCTCATACGATGGACTCGATGATCGACTACATTGACGGTGTTGCTGATCGTATGTATTTGTACCAAGTGACTCAACCAGATCCACGTGTATTGGCACAAGCCAATATTTTGGTGAAATGCTCGGCTAAGCTGATCGAGCTGATTCGCACACTGCGCAAACTGGATCATAAAGTCGTTACACAAATCGCTGGGGAAATTAAAGATTTGGAGCATGAATCTGACTCCAACTACCGTAAAATGGTATCTGATTTGTTGAATTCTCCTGATACCAACCCAATGGAAGCGATCAAACTCAAAGAGATTTACGATAAGCTCGAAGACTGTGCTGACTTCGCTGAGGACGTCTCCAACCTGGTAGAAGGGATCGTGTTAAAGAATGCTTGA
- a CDS encoding GGDEF domain-containing protein yields the protein MGSRWISLGVSCVIISVWLIGYGLPRDESMIVFLLLVGVIQSVAAYQIGKYVERLRQMAYHDSLTGVLVNRRFLDKLVEEVELAKSNHQSVTLLFIDLDNFKIFNDSFGHLEGGRCHGQYRSSLVSTPCCNSGRVSEKSRYAYV from the coding sequence TTGGGATCACGCTGGATCAGCTTGGGTGTGTCCTGTGTGATCATCTCGGTTTGGCTGATCGGTTACGGATTGCCGAGGGATGAGAGCATGATTGTCTTTCTTTTACTTGTGGGTGTCATTCAGTCGGTTGCTGCCTATCAAATAGGGAAATATGTAGAGCGGTTGCGGCAGATGGCTTATCATGATTCACTTACAGGCGTTCTCGTCAATCGCAGATTTCTGGACAAATTGGTTGAAGAAGTAGAGTTGGCAAAAAGCAATCATCAATCTGTTACTTTATTGTTTATTGATTTGGATAATTTCAAAATATTCAATGATTCATTTGGCCATTTGGAAGGCGGCAGGTGTCACGGTCAGTATCGGAGTAGCCTCGTATCCACACCATGCTGCAACAGCGGAAGAGTTAGCGAAAAAAGCAGATATGCTTATGTATGA